CTTTCACGCTAAAAACCTGCCAGATCTCAAGCCCCATATCTTTTAAATTTGCCTCTAAATTTTCACTCACCACTCCATGCACCTGAGCGACGTCAAGCCCTGCAAACTGGCAAATTTCCATTATTTCACAGTCACTTTGCTCAGCAAAAACGCCAACTACTTTTTTGCCCTTGCTGTGAGCAAATTTAGCTATCTGCCTAGCCAAATTTAGCTCGACTCTTCTTTTGCTTTTGGCAAATATTAGTCCGATAAAATCAACATCCAAAGTGCAAACTTCGCTTGCCTCATCTAGCGTTTTGATGCCACAAATTTTAACTAGCGCCATTAGCCCCAGCCTTTATAAACTCTTCATAAAATTTATACGCCTTTCCAGAATTTATCGCCTCAAGCACCATTTTTTTGGCCTTGTCTGGGCTCTTTGCACCATCAGCCCCGTAAAGCGCAAACATCGCATTAAAGACCACGATGTCAAATTTTGCCCCCTGCTCCTCGCCTTTTAGCGTGCGGATCAAGGTTTTGGCGTTTTCTTCAGGCGTGCCGCCCTCGATATCGCTGTGAAGCGCTCTTTTAAAGCCAAACTGCTCTGGCGTGATGCTGTACTCAAAAATTTCTCCATTTTTTAGCTCAACAACGCTTGTTTCACTGCAAAGCGTGATCTCGTCTAATCCGTCATCACCTCGAACGACTAGAGCGTGCTTTCTGCCAAGGATTTTAAGCGTCTGGGCATAGAGTTTTAGCACTGGCTTGTGGTAGACACCAACTAGCTGATTTGTAAGGTTTAAATTTGGATTTAAAAGCGGTCCAAGCACGTTAAATACGGTCCTTATACCAAGTCTTTGTCGCACCTCTCTCACCTCACCAACTAGCGGGTGGAAAAATGGTGCGTGAAAAAAAGCTAAATTTTTACTAGCTAAATTTTCGCGCTGTTTTGCCAGTGATTTTTCACTTTTTACACCTAAAATTTCAAGCACATCAGAGCTGCCTGACTTGCTTGAAACTGCCTTATTGCCGTGTTTTGCGACCTTTACACCAAGACTTGCGAGGATAAATGCCACAGTTGTTGAGATATTTATCGTCTTAAAGCCATCACCGCCTGTGCCACAAAGATCGATCATAGGCGTGTCATCACGGTAAGTTTGCGAGTATTTTAGGATATTTTTTGCAAGCGCAGCGAGGCTTTTTGGATAGAGACTCTTTTCGCTAATGAGCACCAAAAGGGCTGAAAGCTGCACGATCTCGTACTCTTTACTGGCTATTATCTCGCAAATTTGCTCAAAGTCACTATCATCAAGCGGTATGCTCTCTTGAAGCTTGATAAGATATGGCTTAAGTGAGCGAATTTTTGGCTCTTTTACCTCTTCTTTTGCCTTATAATTTACAAAATTTTCAACGATCTTTTTGCCGTATTGTGTAAAGTAGCTCTCTGGGTGAAACTGGATACCAAATATCGGCTTATCTTTTACGCTAAGCGCCATAACTACGCCATCATCACTCACTGCATCAGCGCTTAAGCTAGCTGGGAGCTCATCGACATAAAGCGAATGGTAGCGCATAACCTCAAAGCGTTCAGGCAACCCTGCAAAGAGCGGCTCTTTGTTTTTCACATCAATAAACGAGGTCTTGCCGTGAAGTGGATCGTCTAGCCTTTTTATCTTTGCACCAAAACTAAGCCCTATAGCTTGGTGTCCAAGGCAAATTCCAAGCACTGGCACGCCAAGATCGGCTTTTAGAATTTCTAAACAAACTCCGCTATCTTTTGGGTGCTTTGGTCCTGGACTTAAAATGATCTTGCTTGGGTTTAGTTTTTTGATCTCATCAAGCGTGATCTTGTCATTTCTAACACATCTAACCTCTTCATCGGTAAGCTCTTTAACATACTGTTCAACATTAAAAACAAAACTATCGTAATTATCTATGAGTAAAATCAACCTATATCCTTTAAATTTAGCAGCGGTTGAGCCTTGGCTAAATTTCTACAAATTTAGGCAAAATTATAACTAAAAGAAAGTTTAATTAGGCTTTTGTACGGCTTTCGTAGGCTTTTAAAAGTGAAAGCATGTCGACGTTTTCTAAATTTACACCAGTTGGCACGCCTTGAGCGATCTTACTAAATGAAATTTCACTCATGCCAAGCTTATCCTCGACGTAAAGCATGAGCGCATCAGAATTTAGCCCTGGTGTAAAGGCAAAAACAACCTCTTTTGAGCCATTTTGCTTAATCGCACTTCGTAGCCTCTCTATGGCATCCTCGTCTATCTCATCAAGCACAAAATAAAGCCCATTATAAATTCCATTTTGCTCAAAGACCAGGATATCTTTTGGACTCTCAACCAGCAATATAACCTCACTATCCCTGCTCTCGTCGCTGCAAATGTCGCAAATTTCATTTTCACTTAGCCCACCGCAACGCTCACAACGTTTGATAAACCTCACCGCGTCTTCGATATTTTGAGCAAGTCTTAGCCCTGCAAAGCTATCTTGCATGCAGACAAAGTAGGCAAACCTTGCAGCTGATTTTTTACCGACACCAGGGAGCTTTGCAAAAGACTCAGTTAGCTCGTTAAATTTTTCTAAGCCTCTTTTCATGCTCGCTTCGCCTTTGATCTAAGTAAAATTTTAAATACATGATAGCCGTCTTCATAGTCATAGACAAGCTCAAATTTTTGCATCTGACAAATTTGCTCGATGATATAAAGTCCAAGCCCCATGCCACTCCCTGCGCTTACTTTATCGCCACGCACAAAGGCTTGTTTGTAGTAATCAATCGGATGATTTAGTTTTTTGCCTAAATTTTTAACCGCTATAAATTCGCTATCGCAGATCAAAATAGCCTTCTTATCATCTGCGTATTTTAGGGCATTGTCTATCAAATTTTTAATCGCTAAACTAAAAAGCTGAAAATCCACTCTTAAAATGACGTCATCTCTGATATCGCAGCTCACTCGCTCTTCAAATCTATCAAGCATGAGCATATCTTGCACTTGCTCTAAAATGAGCGAGAAATGACACTCTTGGTAGTTTAGAGCGTAGCTTTTAGAAAGGAGCTGCTCGACCTTGCTAAATTCATTTATCAGCATCTCAAGGCGCTCAAACACATTGATGAGCCTCATCTTTTGGGTCTCATTTACGACCATTTCAGAGACGATCCTACCCTTACCAATAGGAGTCTTTAACTCATGCATAATCGCACGTAAAAATAGCTGCCTTGAGCGGATGAGCTCTCTTATCTTGCAAACGGCGTTATCAAACTCCACTGCAACCTGCCCGATCTCATCTTGCTCAATTTCATTTAGCCTAGCCGTCATCGCCATTTCCATATTTCCACTGGCAAATTTTCTGATATCTTTACTAAGCCTTCTAAGCGGCGAAAGACTTCTAAGAACAGAAACATAAAGTGAGATGAGAAGGGCTGAAACTATCAAAAATGCGACCCAAAGTGGATCATTTACGTGTCTTGCGTCGTTACTTTCAAGAAGCAGCTGAAAAGACGGATTTTTAATAAGCAAATACAAATCGCCTTTATAATTAACCGATTGCACCACTCCAAGAGGCGTGTGCTGTGTAAAAACAACAGTTCCATTTGTAGCTATTGAAGTGGCTAAATTTTTATTTCCAACATACTCTAAATAAAAATTTTTAAAATAATGCTCTAAATCTCTTGGGGGATTTCCACGTTCATAGAGTGCGACAAGATAGTTCATCGCACTTATTTGTCTATCCTTTAGTTTTTCTAAAGCGCTTTCTTGCTGAATGTTTGCAAAAGTTACAAAGAGCAAGCACATCAGCGAGAAAGCTATGGCAAAGATAATAGTTATCTTCGTAGTTATGGAATATTTCATCCGATAAGCTTATATCCTATGCCTCTTACTGAAAATATATGTTTTGGGGCTTTTGAGCTATCACCGATTTTTGATCTAAGGCGTCCGATAATAACATCTAAGCTCTTTGAATCTTTATCTTTTAAGCTTTTGCAGTTATAAACCAACTGCTCACGAGAGACTGAAAAGCTATGCTGTTTGATGAGATAGGTTAAAATTTCATACTCAGCTGGTGTAAGAGCAAGGGCTTCATTATTAAAGTAAATTTCATGGCGCTTGTCGTCTATCCTAAATGCGCTATCAACGACCTCTTCTTGAACTTCGTTTGTCTTTTTATATCTTCTAATAAGACTTGT
This genomic interval from Campylobacter concisus contains the following:
- a CDS encoding phosphoribosylanthranilate isomerase is translated as MALVKICGIKTLDEASEVCTLDVDFIGLIFAKSKRRVELNLARQIAKFAHSKGKKVVGVFAEQSDCEIMEICQFAGLDVAQVHGVVSENLEANLKDMGLEIWQVFSVKDSLPEVDFKHFDMALFDCKGENAGGNGTSFEWEILKEVKFKFGMAGGIGEHNIKEALKFKPYLVDINSKVEDENGIKDAQKIERILKIIGEVEDE
- the trpD gene encoding anthranilate phosphoribosyltransferase — translated: MILLIDNYDSFVFNVEQYVKELTDEEVRCVRNDKITLDEIKKLNPSKIILSPGPKHPKDSGVCLEILKADLGVPVLGICLGHQAIGLSFGAKIKRLDDPLHGKTSFIDVKNKEPLFAGLPERFEVMRYHSLYVDELPASLSADAVSDDGVVMALSVKDKPIFGIQFHPESYFTQYGKKIVENFVNYKAKEEVKEPKIRSLKPYLIKLQESIPLDDSDFEQICEIIASKEYEIVQLSALLVLISEKSLYPKSLAALAKNILKYSQTYRDDTPMIDLCGTGGDGFKTINISTTVAFILASLGVKVAKHGNKAVSSKSGSSDVLEILGVKSEKSLAKQRENLASKNLAFFHAPFFHPLVGEVREVRQRLGIRTVFNVLGPLLNPNLNLTNQLVGVYHKPVLKLYAQTLKILGRKHALVVRGDDGLDEITLCSETSVVELKNGEIFEYSITPEQFGFKRALHSDIEGGTPEENAKTLIRTLKGEEQGAKFDIVVFNAMFALYGADGAKSPDKAKKMVLEAINSGKAYKFYEEFIKAGANGAS
- the recR gene encoding recombination mediator RecR, producing the protein MKRGLEKFNELTESFAKLPGVGKKSAARFAYFVCMQDSFAGLRLAQNIEDAVRFIKRCERCGGLSENEICDICSDESRDSEVILLVESPKDILVFEQNGIYNGLYFVLDEIDEDAIERLRSAIKQNGSKEVVFAFTPGLNSDALMLYVEDKLGMSEISFSKIAQGVPTGVNLENVDMLSLLKAYESRTKA
- a CDS encoding ArsS family sensor histidine kinase codes for the protein MKYSITTKITIIFAIAFSLMCLLFVTFANIQQESALEKLKDRQISAMNYLVALYERGNPPRDLEHYFKNFYLEYVGNKNLATSIATNGTVVFTQHTPLGVVQSVNYKGDLYLLIKNPSFQLLLESNDARHVNDPLWVAFLIVSALLISLYVSVLRSLSPLRRLSKDIRKFASGNMEMAMTARLNEIEQDEIGQVAVEFDNAVCKIRELIRSRQLFLRAIMHELKTPIGKGRIVSEMVVNETQKMRLINVFERLEMLINEFSKVEQLLSKSYALNYQECHFSLILEQVQDMLMLDRFEERVSCDIRDDVILRVDFQLFSLAIKNLIDNALKYADDKKAILICDSEFIAVKNLGKKLNHPIDYYKQAFVRGDKVSAGSGMGLGLYIIEQICQMQKFELVYDYEDGYHVFKILLRSKAKRA
- a CDS encoding response regulator transcription factor — protein: MINVLMIEDDPEFAQILSEYLDSFNIKVTNFEDPYLGLSAGIKNYDLLILDLTLPGIDGLEVCKEIRQKYDIPIIISSARSDISDKVVGLQLGADDYLPKPYDPKEMYARITSLIRRYKKTNEVQEEVVDSAFRIDDKRHEIYFNNEALALTPAEYEILTYLIKQHSFSVSREQLVYNCKSLKDKDSKSLDVIIGRLRSKIGDSSKAPKHIFSVRGIGYKLIG